GCTGGCCGAGGCGCGTAAGTGGAAGTTCCGGCCGGTAGCGTCTTCAAAAAGCTCCGCGCCGATGCCCTCCAAATTATGATCCACCTCTCCGACTGCCTCGTTTCGGCGAGTGATACGGCCGACGAGGTTATTGCGAATCTCCACAGACGAGTTGGGGAAACGGTAGTCGATGGAGCTGAAACGGTTCGCTGCGTCAGCATCAAAGATGGTGTTGTGGATCACGCGCGCCCCGTGGGCCTGCGCAAGCTCGATGCCCGTGTCGTAATAGTCGATGTCGGCAACGATCACGTTGTTGCGAACCACCCCATCGATATGCCCCATATATCCGCTAACCTGCGGGTAAGGGTCGTCGGCGTAGGCGCGATCGCCCCCGCTTTGAAGAAGGCCAAAGCCGACGCCGCGTGCGCAATTTTCGATGAGGTTGCGCTCCACTACCGTGTCGCGCGAGGCCGACCAGAAGTGCACCGCGTGCTCCGCAAGCCCCTCGCCGGCGCAGTAGATATCTTTAAAGTGGTTGTCGCGCACCACCCAGCCGCGTGCGGCGTGGGCGTCAACGCCGCCGGTGTAACAGCCGGTTCCACTACGATCGACGCGGGGACGACCGGCATCGGTGAGCTCAAAATACGAGCAGGCCACAAGCCCATCGTCCACAAACGCGCTGCGCGCGCCATTGGGGTTGATCTTGATGAACTGCTGGGCTCCATCGACGATGCGTACCCCGTAGATTCGCGTGCCGGTGATCGTTTCCGGCGCGTCGCCGCCTCCCGGGGAGACATGAATCGGGTGGTGCAGGGCCCGCGTCAGCGTGAGATGGGCCACGGTCACCTCACTGGCCTGGATCAGGAGCAGAGAGTTGACGTTGTAGCCGCCATCGATCACCACGCTCTCGGCATCATCGTTGGCCGAGCGCAGGGTGGTGCCCTCGGCGCGCACATGCAGCGTGTCGGCGATCGCGTAGGTGCCCGCGGCCAGCACGAAGGCCGTATTGGCCTGGGCCTGACGCACAAGCTGCGGAAGCTGCGCGGCCATGGAGGGATCGACCTCCACGATCGTGCCTCCGCTCTCGGGCAGCGGCGCACAGTCCACCGCGCCCGGCGTATCGGGCTCTTCGGGGTCGACGCCCCCATCGACCTCCGCGTCGCGCTCACCGCCGGCGTCATCGGTCGAGGTGTCGGGGTCATCGAGGCTCCCATCGTTGGAGGTATCCTCCAAAGAAGCATCCGGAGCGCCGGCGTCGATGCCCGCGTCCAACGCGCGTCGGGCGTCCGAGTCGCCATCCCCGCAGGCCAACCCGGTGCTGGCGATCATCACGACGATCAAGGTCCTTTGAAACACGGCGCTCCACGGCAACATCGTATCTCCTCATCTCGGAGTGGTTATCGTCCCCCGGTGACGAGGACATCGGCATTCCTTCGGTGCGATGAGGATGCGCAAAGCAGCGCAATTTCTCCAGCGTCCCGGTGTATCGATTCGCAACATCAGGAGGCGTTTCCAACCCCATCATGCTCCTCGCCGCCCCCCCTCCCGAACGACCGTGGGTTGAGCTTCAGCCACGATCGACGCGGGGTAGCGATGACCCTGGGTCGTTCACAGGCAGCGCAATTCCGTGACCCTGGGTCGTTCACAGGCAACGCGATTCCGTGACCCTGGGTCGTTCACAGGCAACGCGATTCTGTGACCCTGGGTCGTTCACAGGCAGCGCAATTCCGTGACCCTGGGTCGTTCACAGGCAACGCAATTCTGTGACCCTGGGTCGTGCACAGGCAACGCGATTCTTTGACCCTGGGTCGTGCACAGGCAACGCGATTCTGTGACCCTGGGTCGTTCACAGGCAGCGCAATTCCGTGACCCTGGGTCATCTCAACATACCGGCATACAGCCTCAGATCTCCCACTCCCAAAACGACCCTGGGTTGTCTCTCAACCAACATGGATGCGGGTGATCGACGACCCAGGGTCGTTTGATTTCCCCGTAGCGTCTTGGGGAATGAGGCTCCCCCTCCTGCGCCGAATACGCTTCCGCCGGCGCGCAAGGTTCTATCTGGTTGAACCTATCAGGAGACGCTCTCGCTCTCGGCCCCGTCAGGCGGAAGGTTCTGGGCCGGCCGCGCATCGCCGCGCACCGAGGGGCCACGGCGCTGGTAGGGGGTTCCCAGGATACGGCTCAGCGCGGTGCGGGTACGCGTGGAGAGGTAGCAGCTCACAAAATCCACCGAGGTGCGTGGGTCGAGATAAGGGTTCTGGGTTTTGCCCAGCTTCACGAGCATCAGAACCTGCTCGGCCACGCTGACCGGGCAGCCGGCGATGCGCATCACATCGCTTTTGCGCGCGCCCAGGAACTTCTGCTCCACCTTGAGCATCTTTTTGAAAATGTCGTCGACTTTATAGGTCTCCGGGTTGAGCTCAGAGCGGTCGCGATAAAGGCTGTCGATCTGCACCTGCTGGCCACCGATCTCTCCCTGATAGGTCGCGCAATCGCCCATAAAGACGACCTTCTCGCCAGGTTTGGCGTCGATCTCCCCTTCGTAGGCGCCGAAGACGATATGCATCGGGGGCATTTTTTCGTCGGTGGACGCGTCGTAGACCCTCAGGATCTCGATGGCCTCCTCCAGCGCGCCGGGGCAGCCGCCCCAGCAGTAATCATCGGTCTGGCTGGGGGGCCGACCGGAGTAGGCGCGGATGTTGGTGCCCTTGAAGTACTCTTCGACGCGGATCAGCCCGACTTCAAAGTTTGCTGCGCGCTCCTTTGCCTCATCCAGCGAGACGTCACCGATGATGCGGATCTGCGCCAGGTCCACCGGTCCAAAACCGCGCTCATGGGCCAGGCGAATATGATCGACCGTCATCGGATCGACGCCGATGATGTGGCAGCAGACCGCATCAAAAGCCACCTGGTTGTTGCCCATCAGCATCATATCCAGCCGATAGGGCAGCGGCGTGAGCATGCGCCCCTCCCCGGCGATGATCGCATCGGTGGCGATGAACTGCGGCTGGGTGATGTACTGCAGGTCGGCGACTTTATAATTGAGCGCATGATCGTGATCGATGAGGCGATGACGATCATCCTGGATGCCGATGTAGTTCTTCATACTGAAGGTGACCGTCGTCCAGGGATGCGCCTTGAACTTGGGGCAGTTCACAAAAAA
The sequence above is drawn from the Lujinxingia sediminis genome and encodes:
- a CDS encoding DUF362 domain-containing protein; its protein translation is MTDPMPTVILRHCPDYEPERIERLAVEGLDTLGLQPHGRTLVKPNVVASGEMFPHAYTRAEFVEGILRALKKRGSNIKELAVGERSGITVPTRYTFKNAGYYEMARRVGDVKLYHFEESTQVEIPLYHQGRLRESFYTPEPVAQADFFVNCPKFKAHPWTTVTFSMKNYIGIQDDRHRLIDHDHALNYKVADLQYITQPQFIATDAIIAGEGRMLTPLPYRLDMMLMGNNQVAFDAVCCHIIGVDPMTVDHIRLAHERGFGPVDLAQIRIIGDVSLDEAKERAANFEVGLIRVEEYFKGTNIRAYSGRPPSQTDDYCWGGCPGALEEAIEILRVYDASTDEKMPPMHIVFGAYEGEIDAKPGEKVVFMGDCATYQGEIGGQQVQIDSLYRDRSELNPETYKVDDIFKKMLKVEQKFLGARKSDVMRIAGCPVSVAEQVLMLVKLGKTQNPYLDPRTSVDFVSCYLSTRTRTALSRILGTPYQRRGPSVRGDARPAQNLPPDGAESESVS